Proteins co-encoded in one Phycodurus eques isolate BA_2022a chromosome 14, UOR_Pequ_1.1, whole genome shotgun sequence genomic window:
- the eif4eb gene encoding LOW QUALITY PROTEIN: eukaryotic translation initiation factor 4eb (The sequence of the model RefSeq protein was modified relative to this genomic sequence to represent the inferred CDS: deleted 1 base in 1 codon) has product MQCTAHVRPRRTVTLLRVLQSTDTFRPQIWKMATAEPETNLSPPLPGEDGAEEAGETGQEIVSPEAYIKHHLQNRWSLWFFKNDKSKTWQANLRLISKFDTVEDFWALYNHIQLSSNLMSGCDYSLFKDGIEPMWEDERNKRGGRWLIMLSKQQRRLDLDRFWLETLLCLIGEAFDDYSDEVCGAVVNIRTKGDKIGIWTSDYENRDAVTHIGRVYKERLGLPLKMTIGYQSHSDTATKSGSTTKNRFVV; this is encoded by the exons ATGCAGTGCACCGCGCATGTCCGC CCGCGGCGGACGGTCACGCTGCTCCGTGTGCTCCAATCAACGGACACTTTCCGACCACAGATTTGGAAGATGGCGACTGCCGAACCG GAAACAAACCTAAGTCCACCCCTTCCAGGAGAGGATGGAGCTGAAGAGGCAGGAGAGACTGGGCAGGAAATTGTGAGCCCAGAAGCCTACATCAAACACCACCTACAGAACAG ATGGTCGCTGTGGTTCTTCAAGAATGACAAGAGCAAAACATGGCAGGCGAACTTGCGACTCAtctctaaatttgacacagtCGAAGATTTCTGGGC TCTGTACAACCATATCCAGTTGTCAAGCAATCTCATGTCAGGCTGTGATTACTCCCTTTTTAAG GATGGTATTGAGCCCATGTGGGAGGATGAGAGGAACAAGCGCGGAGGACGCTGGCTGATCATGCTCAGCAAGCAGCAGAGAAGATTAGACCTGGACCGATTCTGGTTAGAAACT CTCCTGTGCTTAATTGGAGAGGCCTTTGACGACTACAGCGACGAAGTTTGTGGCGCTGTGGTCAACATCCGGACAAAGGGAGATAAAATTGGTATCTGGACATCAGACTACGAAAACCGAGATGCTGTAACACACATAGG GAGAGTTTACAAGGAGCGCTTGGGGCTCCCCTTGAAGATGACTATTGGCTACCAATCTCACTCTGACACAGCAACCAAAAGTGGATCCACCACCAAGAACAGATTTGTTGTTTGA